Proteins encoded within one genomic window of Triticum aestivum cultivar Chinese Spring chromosome 2D, IWGSC CS RefSeq v2.1, whole genome shotgun sequence:
- the LOC123049477 gene encoding uncharacterized protein encodes MGRRSSFFCAIFSFSRRSRRYAYVDDEDSDWEQPPAPGLRKVRSSDEDSGWWVGERDVDQKAADFIASFRQRSLVA; translated from the coding sequence ATGGGAAGGAGGTCGTCCTTCTTCTGCGCCATATTCAGCTTCTCGCGGAGGTCGAGGCGGTACGCCTACGTCGACGACGAGGATAGCGACTGGGAGCAGCCGCCGGCGCCGGGGCTGCGCAAGGTCAGGTCCAGCGACGAGGACTCCGGGTGGTGGGTCGGCGAGCGCGACGTCGACCAGAAGGCCGCCGACTTCATCGCCAGCTTCCGCCAGAGGAGCCTCGTCGCCTGA